From the Neoarius graeffei isolate fNeoGra1 chromosome 1, fNeoGra1.pri, whole genome shotgun sequence genome, one window contains:
- the LOC132885328 gene encoding uncharacterized protein LOC132885328 yields MSSEAEDEDDDNINNQASPSPLRPPSTPRCMQTPPPHRSLQTPPPTHRSLQTPPPPHGSLQTPPPTHRSIQTPAPPAPTHGSSTPRRDIQDSMFVRILTLLEEVKDTQRNHGRILQALLQDRHNIANPVCSTPEGFPLKTVNEVDCMEEKLANPTFMSELIAAVADIGGGTVDGATRRMMAFLTDHNLSRQYNFVGRNGKRGFKPLKLFEVIYGALKKNVMTSQITRKDAEKAVSKWLIGARDRGGGSRQARQAREAAPQEI; encoded by the exons ATGTCCAGCGAGGCTGAAGATGAGGATGACGACAACATCAACAATCAGGCATCTCCATCACCTCTGAGGCCTCCATCTACTCCGAGATGTATGCAGACACCTCCCCCCCACAGGTCTCTGCAGAcccctccacccacccacaggtcTCTGCAGACCCCTCCACCCCCCCACGGGTCTCTGCAGAcccctccacccacccacaggtcTATACAGACCCCTGCACCCCCTGCTCCCACCCACGGGTCTTCAACCCCAAGACGAGACATTCAGGATAGCATGTTTGTTCGCATTTTGACCCTCCTTGAGGaggtgaaagacacacagaggaaCCATGGGAGGATTCTCCAGGCACTTCTCCAAGATCGACACAACATTGCCAACCCCGTTTGTTCTACTCCAGAGGGTTTCCCCCTCAAGACGGTTAATGAAGTCGACTGCATGGAAGAAAAACTGGCAAACCCCACCTTCATGTCAGAACTG ATTGCAGCTGTGGCGGACATTGGAGGGGGCACTGTTGACGGGGCCACAAGAAGGATGATGGCGTTCCTCACTGACCACAACCTATCCAGACAGTACAACTTCGTGGGGAGAAACGGCAAGAGAGGATTCAAGCCCCTCAAGCTGTTTGAAGTAATTTATG GAGCCTTGAAGAAGAATGTAATGACCAGTCAGATCACCAGAAAGGATGCAGAGAAGGCGGTCTCGAAGTGGCTGATTGGTGCTAGGGACCGGGGGGGGGGCAGTCGACAGGCCCGTCAGGCCAGAGAGGCAGCCCCTCAGGAAATTTAa